The DNA sequence ATGGTGTCCTCGCCGCGGCGGATACGGTCAACTGCGTGCTGGGTTGCCTCGACAGGGGAGAGGATCTGGATGTCCAGGCCGTCGGTGTCGTGGTCACCCAGGTACTTCTCCACCAGGGAGATCAGGTTGCGGTCGTGTGCGCGCTCTGGATCGAGCCAGAACACTGCAGGCATGCCGGAGAGGCGTGCGCGGTTGACGGCGAGCTTGACCCAGTCCTGGATCGGGGCATCCTTGGTCTGGCAGGCACGCCAGATGTCGCCGGCTTCCACGTCGTGTTCGATGAGGACATCACCATTGGAGGCGATGATCTGCACCTTGCCGTCGGCTTCGATGCGGAAGGTCTTGTCGTGGGAGCCGTACTCTTCAGCCTTCTGGGCCATGAGGCCGACGTTCGGGACGGTGCCCATGGTGGTCGGATCGAAGGCACCGTTCTTGCGGCAGTCCTCGATGACAGTCTGGAAGACACCTGCGTAGGAGGAATCAGGAATGATGGCCAGGGTGTCCTGGGTCTCGTCATTCTTGTTCCACATCTTGCCACCGGTGCGGATCATGGCAGGCATGGAGGCATCGACGATGACGTCGGAAGGAACGTGCAGGTTGGTGATACCGCGGGCGGAGTTGACCATGGCCAGGTCCGGACCATCGGCCAGGGCCTTGTCAAAGGCTGCCTTGATCTCCTCACCGTTGGTCAGATCCTTCAGACCGTCGTAGATGGAAGCCAGGCCGTTCTCACCGTTGAGGCCGGCTGCGAGCAGCTCCTCACCGTACTGTGAGAAAACATCAGTGAAGAACGCGCGGACGATGTGGCCGAAGATGATCGGGTCGGAGACCTTCATCATGGTGGCCTTCATGTGTGCGGAGAAGAGGATGCCCTCGTCCTTGGCGCGCTTGACCTGCTCAACCAGGAAGGCATCCAGTGCCTTGGCTGAGATGAAGGTGCTGTCGATGACCTCGCCCTTGAGCAGTGGCAGGGAGTCTTTCAGCACGGTTTCAGTGCCGTCGGCTGCGATGTGCTTGATGGAGACGGTGTCTGCCTCATCGAGGATGACGGACTTCTCGTTGCTACGGAAGTCGCTGGCACCCATGGTGGCAACGTTGGTCTTGGAGTCCGCGGACCACTCACCCATGCGGTGTGGGAACTTCTTCACGAAGTTCTTGACAGCGATCGGGGCACGGCGGTCAGAGTTACCCTCGCGCAGGACCGGGTTGACGTTGGAGCCAATGGCAGCAGCGTACTTGTCCTTGGCATCCTCGTACTCCGGCAGGTCGTATCCCTGTGCCTGAAGCTCCTTGACGGCAGCCTTGAGCTGAGGGACGGAAGCGGAGATGTTGGGAAGCTTGATGATGTTCGCTTCCGGGGTCTTTGCCAGCTCGCCCAGTTCGGTGAGGGCGTCGGAAACCTTCTGCTCTTCGGTGAGGCGGTCCGCGAACTGCGCGAGGATTCGGCCTGCGAGTGAGATGTCGCGGGTTTCGACCTCGATACCCGCGGTAGCAGCGAAAGCCTCGACGACTGGCTTCAGCGAGTAGGTCGCGAGCAGTGGGGCTTCGTCGGTGCGGGTCCAGATGATCTTAGTCATGAGTCTCCTTGTAAAATTGGGCTCTTTTGTTCAACTATCAAGAATACAGTGTCTTCCAACTTGCTGAGCCTTCAGGCGATCCCTATCAACCCCTCATCGCCACTCCCTGCTTCCAATAACCCATGAAGGCAACCTGTGAACGGTCCAGACCATGCTCTTTCACCAGAGCCCTGCGGAGCCCCGTCACCAACGCGCTCTCCCCGGCGATCCAGTAGTAGGTGTGTCTGTCAGAGCAGGTTTCTGCTAATTCCTCACCCATGGACGAAAACACAGGTGTCTCCCACAGCAGATCAGATGCGGATTCGGCGACGGTGGGGTGCGCGCGGATAAGCGTCACGCCGAGGTGCCCCAGCACAGCGGGGATGAGAAGCTCACCGTGGCCCGCGCCCAGGCGCGGCAGCCACCGGATATCCACGCCAGATGGGGTGCTGATGGGCAGCACATCAGCTGGGGTGGGTATTTCAATGAAGGCGACACCGGTGCTGTCCGGCCCCAGGTCTTCGAGGATGCGGGCAATGGCGGGTGCAGCGGTTTCATCGCCGGCCAACACGATCGCTGTGGCATCGCCTGGGGCGAACTCGATACCGGAGGGCTCCGCGCCGGGCTGCGGTGCCACGATGATGATCTCATCGCCGCGCGTTGCGTCCTCCGCCCACGCCGCAGCGGGACCGGGATCGGTGTGAATGACAAAATCCACCGTCAGGTGTACTGGGGCGACTGTTTCATCCAAGGCGCGGATGGAATAGGTACGCATGACCCCGCGTGTGGCTTCCGGCAGCGCACACCAGGTGGCGTACCAGTTCCCGTTCACGCCGGATAAAACCGGCAGTGCATGGCCGGGAGCAGGGAAGATCAATTTGATGCGCTGATCAAAAATACCCGATCCGGAGCTACCCACCCCGGGTGCGGCGAAGGTGATGCGGATGAAATGCGGGGAGAGCTTCTCAACGCTCAGCACCGTGGCTGTCACCGGTGCGTGGCTGGGGCGGCTTTTGGTTGAGGTGTTCATGGGCTGACCTTTTCCTGGGTGGTGTGGTGTCTTCCGATGGGCAGGACCAGCGGGGCACCGGATACCGGATCCGGGATCACCTGCGCGGTCACCCCGAAGACCTCGGACATGGTGTCCGGGGTGACCACCTCGGCAGGGGTGCCGGTTGCGTGAACCCGGCCCGCATTCATGGCGATGAGGTGATCGGAGTAGCGGGCAGCCAACCCCAGATCATGCAGCACCATGACAATCGTGGTGCCCAGGCGATGATTGAGGTCGGTGAGCAGATCGAGCACCTCAAGCTGGTTGGCAATATCCAGATAGGTGGTGGGCTCATCCAGCAGGAGAATATCCGTTTCCTGGGCAAGCGCCATGGCTATCCACACGCGCTGGCGTTGACCCCCGGAGAGCTCATCGACGCACCGTTGGGCCAGATCCGTGGTGCCCGTGATGTCCAGGGCATGGGCCACCGCCTCATAATCATGGGTGGACCACCGGCCCAACATCCCCTGGTGGGGATGTCGACCCCGCCCCACCAATTCCGTGACGGTGATGCCCTCCGGCGCGGTCGGGGACTGGGGCAGCAGACCGAGGATACGGGCCAGGGCCTTGCCGCGGTAGGTACCCAGGGGAACGCCATCGAGCTGCACCGTGCCGGCTGCTGGTTGCAGAAGCCTGCACAGAGCATGCAGCGTGGTGGATTTTCCGCAACCGTTCGGCCCCACGATGGAGGTGAGCCTGCCGGGTAGAAGATCCAGATTGAGGTGCTGCGCCACGGTGCGGTCCCCGTACCTGAGGGTGATGCCGTGTGCGGTGAGGGTGTGGTTGATGGTCATGGTCAGTGTCCTACCTCCCGGTTGGAACGGATGAGCATATATATAAGGAATGGGGCGCCGAGCGCACCGGTGATCACACCCACCGGATAACGGGTCCCCAGCAGGTACTGGCCAACCAGATCTGAGCTGAGCACGATCAACGCGCCGATCAGGGCGGACGGCCATACGAGTGATGCCCCGGGACCGAGCAACCGGGCGGCCAGTGGCCCGGAGACAAATGCCACGAAGGCAATTGGCCCGCAGGCCGCGGTGGCGACCGCGATGAGTGTCACCGCCGCCATGATCACCGTGATGCGGATGACCGTGACATTGACACCCAAGCCGATTGCGGTGGGATCCCCCAGACGCATGATGGTGATGGGGCGCTGCAGGAGGATGAGGAGGGGCAGGAGGACCATCACCGTCACCACCAGGGGCAACGCCCGTTCCCACGTGGCACCGTTGAGGGAACCCGTCAGCCATCGGGTGGCCGTGGGCAGATCCCAGGTATCCGCCTTGGACAGGGAATACGTCACCAGAGAATTCAACATGGCAGCCACTCCGATACCGGTGAGAATCAACCGCATCCCGGAGAACCCACCCCGATAAGACACCAGATAGATCACCAGGGCCACACCCAGCGCCGCGACCAGGGAGATCGCCGACACCATCGTCTGCCCCAGGCCGAGGAAAACAATGCACATCACCCCTGCTGCCGAAGCCCCAGAGGAGATACCGATGATGTCCGGGGAGGCCAGCTGATTGCGCAGCAGGGTCTGAAAGATCACACCCGCTGCACCGAACCCCAGTCCCGCGGCCAAACCCATCACCGCACGCGGCAGACGCAGAACGCCCACGGCATAGCTGGCACCCGCGACCTGCTCACCGCGCAGCACCTGCCATACCTGGGCGGGGGAGTAGCTGACCTCGCCCCACATCAGACTGCCGCAGAACACCCCAACCACCATCAGTGCCAGCAGCGTGGTGAGCAGCGCGCGCCGGGTCCGTGTCTGGTGACGGATCCGGGTGATCTGCACAGTGGTGGTCACAGTTCCCTCGCCTTTTGTCGTCGGATAATCCAGATGAATAACGGTGCCCCCAACAGCGGCATGATGATGCCCACGGCGATCTCCCCGGGGCGGGTGATCACCCGCCCTGCGGTGTCGGCGAACAACAGCAGCGCTGCACCCGCCACCGCGGAGGTGGGGATCAACCATCGGTGGTCTGTGCCGACGATGAGCCGACACAGATGCGGGATGATGAGCCCGACGAAAGCGATCGGTCCGGCCAGGGCGGTGGCCACACCACACAGGATGACGGCCCCGGCTGATGCCACCAACCGGGTACGCAGAACGTTCTCCCCAAGGCCGGTGGCGATATCATCACCCAGCGCCAGTGCATTGAGGCCACGGGCGCACGCCCCGCAGATGAGCACACCGGCAACCAGCGCCGGGGCGGCGAGGGTGATCCGGACCCAATCTGCCCCACCGATCCCACCTATCTGCCAGAACCGGAAACTGTCCATCACCTGCACACGCGGCAATAACACCGCGCTGACCATGGAGGACAGTGCCGCGGCAGTGGCAGCGCCCGCGAGTGCGAGTTTGAGTGGGGTGGTACCACCCAGGGAGCCCACGACGTAGACGAATACCGCCGCGATAGCCGCGCCGAACACCGCCACCGCCATGGTGGGCACCGCCGCGGACAGCCCGAAGAAGGCGATGCCGATGACCACCGCGAGGGATGCACCCGACAACACCCCGAAAATCCCCGGGTCCGCCAGTGGGTTACGCGTGACAGCCTGCAGGGTGGTTCCCGACACCGCCAGGGCCGCCCCGATGACCATGCCGAGGACGGTCCGGGGAATCCTTTTCATGGCTGCGGCCTCCTCCGCGGTGTTGGCGTATCCGAACAGCGCGTGGAGCGCATCAGCACCGCTGATGGAACGGACACCGAACATCAGTGAGCAGATGCACGCCACGAACAGGATGGCACCCAGTGCGATCAGAAGGATCCCCTGTTTGGGAAGTGTTGCGATGGCCATATCCGTTTAGTTGAGTCCCTCGGCAAGTTCCGCGAAGTATTCATCAATACCCCACGAAATTGATAGGGGAGACGGGGTGGCGGAGGCGGCGGTCGGATTCTCGCCCAGGAACACCACCCGGCCCGCGGCGATGGCGGGGATTCGTGAGAGCAACGGGTCAGCCTGGAGCTTGTCCAATAAATCGGCATTCACAGTGTCATCCTCGGAACCGTAGGTGATGATGAGATCCACATCCTCGAACGCTTCAGGGTTCTCCGCGGAGATCTGCTCATAGAAACTGTCGGAATCGGCAGAACCCTCCAGGATCGAGGCCTCCTGCATTCCTGCGTCCAGGAGGAACCCCATCCGCGGATCCACGGAGGTGTACACGCCGATCTGCGACAGGTCGGATTCATCGAAGAACGCGAACACCGGCGTGGTTTCCCGGAGTGCGGGGTGGGCGTTCAGCGCGGCGTCGACCTCACCATCAAGCTTTGCGACGAGTTCCCCACCCTCCTTCTCCTTTCCCAGAGCTGTCGCATTCATGAGGATCTGATCCTCCAGGGTGGTTCCCCACGCCTGGTCCGGATAGGCCACCACCGGGGCGATCTGGGAGAGCTGATCATAATCCTCCTGGGTCAGCCCCGAGTAGGCCGCGAGGATCACATCGGGTTGGGTGTTGGCGATTGCTTCGAAGGGGAGGCTGTCGGTGGCGTCGAAAAGCTCCGGCGTGGCACCACCGAGCTCGTTGAGCTTGTCCTCAACCCAGGGCAGTACCCCATCGCCGTCATCGTCACCCCAGGTGGCTTTTTCCATGCCGACCGGGGTGATCCCCAGTGCGAGGGGCACCTCATGGTTGCCCCAGGCCACGGTGGCCACCCGTTCCGGGAGGGTCGGGATGGTGGTCTCCCCGAAAGCATGCTCGATGGTGAGGGGGAAGGCTTGATCATCCGAGGTGGTTGCAGAGGTTGCTGAGGTTACCGACGGTGTCGGGGATCCGGACTCTGAACATGCCGCCAGGGTGAATGTGAGGGTTGCGGCCAGAAGACCGGAGAGGATGCGTGATCGTCGCATGGTTCAAGGGGGTCACTTTCGGGATCTACGGAAGCATATTAGCTCAACCTAAGTTAGGTTAGGGTTCCCAATGGTAGCATTGTGGTTCTGGAAAAATAAATGACAGAGGTCACAACCCATGCGGCGAGGGAATGATGCCCACAACCACCAGCTGCGATGGAGCGCTTTGAACCCATGTCCGTTACTGTTTGCTCCATGCACGACTCTGGACGATCCCCCGTGAAGGTGGTCAAAGAAGCCAACCCGACCGGACGTACAACCACACCCCAACTGCGACGCCCCCTGCCACGCCAGACTGAGATCTCGGACGTCCGCCGCTACATCGTCATGACCGCCCTGGCGCTGGGCGGATTCGGCATCGGTGTCACGGAGTTCGTCTCCATGGGCCTGTTGTCCATGATCGCTGATGATTTCTCCATCTCCGAGGACCGTGCCGGTTGGATCATCACCGTCTACGCACTCGGTGTGGTGGTGGGAGCTCCGCTGATCACAGCGTTCACCGGACGCATTCCCCGCAGGCGTCTCCTGCTGATCCTCATGGCGGCATTCGTGGTGGGCAACGCCCTGTCCATGCTGGATTCCTCCTATGGTGTGCTGTTGGTCGCCCGGTTCCTCGCAGGCCTGCCCCATGGGGCGTATTTCTCCGTGGCTGGTCTGTCAGCAGCCTCCATGGCTCCCGAAGGGCAACGCGGGCGAGCTGTCGCCTTCGTGGGCATGGGTCTCTCCGTGGCCACCGTCATTGGTGTCCCGGCCGCCCAGTTGCTGGGTGTCCAGTTCGGTTGGTCCGCGGCTTATGGGATGGTCACCGTCATCGGCGTGATCACCCTGGTTCTCCTGTGGTTCCTCATGCCGCACATGTCCCGGATGGTGCCCACCAGTCCGCTGACGGAGCTGAGTGCTCTCAAACGTGGTCAGGTCTGGCTCACCCTGGCGATCGGTTCCATCGGTTTCGGCGGCATGTTCGCGGTGTACACCTATATCTCCTGGACCATGACGGAACAGGCTGGTCTTCCGGCCTCGTTGATCTGGGTGGTGCTCATGGCCTACGGCGTGGGCATGGTGATCGGCAACTATGTGGGTGGACGGCTCGCGGACTGGAATGTGGACCGCGGCATCCTCCTGGCACTGATCTGCATCGTGGTGGTGCTCATCGGTTTCTATTTCACCTCGCATCACCCGGTGGCAGGCACCATCAACTTCGGCCTGGTGGGTTTCTTCGGGTCCACCCTGGTGCCCTCCCTGCAGATCCGGCTCATGGATGTGGCAGGCAAGGCACAGACCCTGGCAGCCTCCCTCAACCATTCGGCCCTCAACATCGGTAATGCGGTGGGTGCCTCCATGGGTGGCGCAGTCATTGCCGCAGGTTATTCCTACAGTGCGCCCGCCCTGGCGGGTGCGGTACTGGCGGTTCTGTCGATCGGTATCTGGTTCCCGATGGTGTGGTTGCGTCGACGCGGATAGGCATCGTGTCCACCCCACGGGCTACGCTGAAACACATGAGTTTCCAGATCACCACCGTCAACGTCAACGGCATCAGAGCAGCCGTGAAAGAGCGCAGCGAAACCAACCTGGGGTTCATCCCCTGGCTGGAGAAATCAGGCAGTGATGTCGTCCTGCTTCAGGAGGTCCGCGCGAGCGAGAAGGACACCGAAAAGGCACTCCAGCCGGTGCTGGATGCCGGGTGGCACTATGTGGGTGCGCCGGCGGCCGCCAAGGGTCGGGCCGGCGTGGGCATCCTGTCCAGGCACGAGCTTATCGACGTCCACGTAGGTTTCGGCTCCTTCCTCGATTCGGGCAGATACATCGAAGCCACCATCAGGGAAACCTCCCTGGGGGCACCCGTGACCGTGGCTTCGCTCTACCTCCCCTCCGGTTCAGCTGGCACTGAGAAGCAGGATGAAAAATACCACTTCCTCGATGAGTTCTCCGGCATCCTGGCAGAGCGCGCAGCCGCCCACAGTCACATGGTGATCGGCGGGGACTGGAACATCTGCCACCGCCGTGAGGATCTGAAGAACTGGAAGACCAACCAGAAGAAATCCGGGTTCCTTCCCGATGAGCGTGCCTGGATGGACTCTGTATTCGGCAGCTTTCCCGATGAGGAGTCCCAGGTTGATGGCGGGGGAGACTTCTTCGGGGCGGTGGAATATGTGGGGACGGCGGGTCGTCGACAAGCACACGCCGACCCGGCGTGGTTCGACGTGGCACGTCGCCTGCAACCGGAGGGGGAGGGGCCGTACACCTGGTGGACCTACCGCGGGAAGGCCTTCGACACCAACGCCGGCTGGCGCATTGATTACCAGGCCGCCACTAAGGCAATGGTGGACCGCGCGGAACGTAGCTGGGTGGATAAGGCAGAGGCCTATGACCTCCGATGGTCCGATCACTCACCGCTCAATGTGATTTACTCTTAACATGTTGCTGACAATTCTCTGGGCAATCGGCATCACCGCCGAAGGAATGACAGGTGCCCTCGCCGCAGGACGGCAGAAGATGGACCTGTTCGGTGTCTCTGTCATCGCCTGCGTCACCGCCATCGGTGGTGGCTCATTGCGTGACATGCTGCTGGGCCACTATCCATTGGTGTGGGTGGAGAAGCCGCAGTTTTTACTGCTCATCATCGGCGCGGCGATCCTGACCGTGTCCATTTCATTCCTCATGGAACACTTCCGGGTGTTGTTCCTGGTGCTCGATGCCGTGGGATTGTCAGCATTTGCCGTGATCGGCACACAGATCGCCCTGGAGATGGGGTATGGGTTCATCATCGCGGTGGTGGCATCCGTGCTCACCGGTGTCTTCGGTGGTGTGCTGCGTGATCTGCTCTGTGACCGCATCCCGTTGGTGTTCCAGAAGGAACTCTATGCTTCCATCGCGCTGCTGGCCACGTGTGTGTACTTCGTCATGATGTACCTGGGGGCCAGTGAGAATGTCACGGTCGTCGTCTCTGTTCTGGTGGCGTTCACCGCCCGTCTGCTTGCGCTGTGGCGCGGTTGGGCACTCCCGGTTTTCGATTATCAGGAAAGCGAAATCCAGCGCGATCCCACCAACCGGATCTGGCGATTCTGGAATTGGAAGAAGAAGTAGCCTGGTCGCATGCACATTGACTCGAACTATTAAAGAGTTTTAGTCATTTCCCTGTAATTGATAGGACAGGGTATGGTGTGATCCGGAACTTTTTTGAGGCTGTATCAGCTATACCAACTGTGGGGCACTTGGACCCGCCGTTGGAACACAACGTAAGGATTGCACATGGGCAAGGCATTCATTCTTCTGATCCTGGGCGCCATCATTCTGGCCGCAGGTATCTGGTACGCAGCAGCTGTCGGATTCGCCGTCATGGCTATCGTCGCAGCAATGATCATCGCTGTCGGCGGCGGAATCATCACCTGGGGTATTTCCGTCGCCCTGGACGTCCATTCCCCCACCTCCCGCAAGCTCTAGGAGTTTGTCTCCCCGCACCACAGCGGGATAGGAAACTGCGCCGCACCTCCCCTTTTTTGACGGGAGGTACGGCGCAGTTTCTGTTTCTTCCAGACGGTGCCAATATCAGCATGTACGTCACACCGCGCACCCCTGCCCCCTGGCGTGACGTGATCCGCCCCGCCGGGACAGCGGGTCTATGAGTTGATCATCTCCGAGACCTCCAGGAGGCCCTGGGTGATGTCGGTGCCGGCGGCGAATCCGGTGGTGCGGGTGTCCGCGTAGAAAACCTTGTCATCAGCGATCGCCGGGACATCCGCCAACGCGGGGTTGGACAGGAAGTCGGCGAAGTCATCGCGACCCTTGCCCAGGTAATCCTGAATGATGATGATGTCGGGGTTCATCGCGAGGACCTGCTCGGGATCAGCAGTGATCGTGCCGGTGGCGCCCAGGGAGTCCACCAGGGGCTCGCCGCCGGCTTCACGGATCAGCCCGCTCATCATGGAAGATCCAGGCATGATCATCTGACGTGGGCCGCGCTGCATCATGGCGAGCACCTTCGGGGCCTCCTCCGGGGTGGTTACCTCGGAGCGTGTCTCCTGGATTTCAGCGATGGCCTCTGCCGCCTCATCTTCAGCACCGACCAGCTGGCCCACATAATTCATGTGGGTGATGATGGAATCAATATCGCCCCAACCATCGATGTCGAAGTTGACCACCGGCACACCGAAGTTCTCCAGGATGGTGATGGTGTCCTGCTCAGTATCAAAGCGCGCACTCACGATCGCCAGATCAGGGTCAGCGGCGAGCACCTGCTCTGGATCCAGGGAACCACCGGGCTTGATCTGGGTGGGGACATCCTGGGCGAGAGCGTAGAGCTCTTCATCCTCGGGGTTCATCTCGGAGGTGACCACCACCCGCTCCGCGCCGGCGAGCGGCAGGACCAGAGAAGCGGCCTCCGGGGTGATCACGGCGATACGCATCGGCTTGGATTCCAGGGTGATTTCCTGGTCGTCGATGGTGACGGTGCGCGGGTAGTCGGCATCCGAATCAGCGGCGGCCTCCCCGGACACCTCCGCAGCTGCAGTGGTCGTGGTGTTATCAGCACTGGAAGGGTTCTCCTCCGCCGGTGAGCACGCGGTGAGTGCCCACGGCACGGTCAGCGCTGCGGTCAGCAGGGCGGTAGAGAGTTTCACAGACTTCTTCACGGAGTAGATCATCCTTTTCAGAAACAGAACAGTTAGAACAGAGGGTCAGTGGTGGTGGGGAATGGGGTGATGCGCAGGCTGCCGGTGGTCGGATCATCATCCACCGCGATCGGCAGCCCGTAGACCCGCGACAGCGTGCTGGGTTGCAGCACCTCGGCCACGGTGCCGGCGGCGGCTAGCTCTCCCTGCTGCATCAGCACGGCGTGGTCGCACCAGCGCGCGACGTGGTTGAGGTCGTGGAGCACCACCACCACGGTTGTGCCCTGGGCGGCGCGCAGGCGCAGCAGTTGGAGCACTTCCACCTGGTGGCGGAGATCGAGGGCGGAGACCGGCTCGTCGAGAAGCATCACGGCGGTGTCCTGCGCCAGGGCGCGCGCGATGTGGATGAGCTGGCGTTGGCCACCTGAGAGCTCGTTGACGGGTTGGTCGGCGATATGCAGCGCATTGATCGCCCCGAGCGCGTCCTCGGTGGCGCGCCGGTCCTCCTCGGACTCTGCGGTGAAGCGTTTGCGATGTGGGTAGCGCCCCATCGCGACCACGTCGCGGGCCGCAAAACCGATGCGCAGCTCGGTGTCCTGCGGCACCAGCGACATCAGCCGGGCGCGGTCTGAGGTGCTTTGCGACGACACCCCCACGCCCCCCACGTACACATCACCAGTGGACGGAATCAACCCCGCCATCGCTGACAGCGCTGTGGATTTTCCTGCCCCGTTGGGGCCGATGAGCGCAGTGACCTGTCCCGCAGGAGCATGGAAGGACACACCCCGCACCGCATGATGCGTGGGGAAGGTGACGTCCAGGTTCTTCACCTCGATGCTGAGGCTGTCCGATCGGCTCACAGCCCCAGTCCTCTCCGCTTGCGCACGGTGAGCAGAAGATAGAGGAAGATCGGCGAACCGATGAACGCCACCACCACGCCGGTCTGCAGCACCACGGGGGAGAAGAGTAGGCGTGCCACGGTGTCCGCGACGATGACGAAAGTGCCACCGAGGATCGCGGCCGCCGGCAGGAGTGCCCGGTGATCCGCGCCGATGACGATGCGGATCAGGTGAGGCACCACCAGCCCAACGAAGGTGATGGTTCCGGAGACCGCCACCGCCGTCGCCGTGAGCAGAGCAGCCAGGGCAAGCAGGATGATGCGGGCACGGCCCACATTCAACCCGGAGGTCTGTGCGGTGGATTCGCCCAACAGCATCAGGTTGAGGTCGCGGGAGGCACCGACTGCCAGGATCAGCCCCAGGATGATCGGGATCACCGCCACCCCCACATGGTCCCAGGTGCGGGATACCAGATCACCGTTGAGCCAGAACGCCACGGAACGCAGTTCCGAATCCTGCGGGGCATTGGCCGTGGCTGCGGAGATCACCGCACCGAGAAACGCGGTGATGGCCAGGCCGACCAGCACCAGGGTGGCGGGATCGGCACCGCGGCCATCCATCGCCCTGGAGCTGGCGATCAGATAGACCACCGCCACGGTGATCAGCGCACCCATGAAAGCGGCGAAGGGCACTGTCCACTGACCGAAGAAGCTGGTACCGGTGACAATGGTGAGCACCGCGGCCACCGCAGCTCCGGAGGACACACCCACGATGCCCGGATCAGCCAGGGGGTTGTGGAACACCGTCTGCATGATGGCACCGGACACGGCCAGGGCGGCACCCACCAACGCGGCGATGATGATGCGTGGGGCGCGGATCTCTGTGACCACCGGCGAGGTGGGCAGATCAGCGAAGGGCACGGTCACCGGTCCCAGCATGAGGGAGACCACGAACGAGCCGACCAGCAGAATGATCGATCCGATGATGACTACCGGCGTAGTCAATCCGCTGCTAGTTCGCGACACAACATCCCTTAATGGCAATAGATTCGAGCTCAGTACCCGCTTAGCTTAACCAACCGTATGAGCAAATCCCCAAACTTTCGGGTGATCACCTCTCATTGGTCATCTTAACCCTGTTGTCAGGAGCGGAGATTAATGTTCCCTCAACCATTGAGTCCGCGGTGTAGTGACTAGACTGTCTAAGCATG is a window from the Corynebacterium faecale genome containing:
- a CDS encoding FecCD family ABC transporter permease, yielding MTTTVQITRIRHQTRTRRALLTTLLALMVVGVFCGSLMWGEVSYSPAQVWQVLRGEQVAGASYAVGVLRLPRAVMGLAAGLGFGAAGVIFQTLLRNQLASPDIIGISSGASAAGVMCIVFLGLGQTMVSAISLVAALGVALVIYLVSYRGGFSGMRLILTGIGVAAMLNSLVTYSLSKADTWDLPTATRWLTGSLNGATWERALPLVVTVMVLLPLLILLQRPITIMRLGDPTAIGLGVNVTVIRITVIMAAVTLIAVATAACGPIAFVAFVSGPLAARLLGPGASLVWPSALIGALIVLSSDLVGQYLLGTRYPVGVITGALGAPFLIYMLIRSNREVGH
- a CDS encoding NADP-dependent isocitrate dehydrogenase; its protein translation is MTKIIWTRTDEAPLLATYSLKPVVEAFAATAGIEVETRDISLAGRILAQFADRLTEEQKVSDALTELGELAKTPEANIIKLPNISASVPQLKAAVKELQAQGYDLPEYEDAKDKYAAAIGSNVNPVLREGNSDRRAPIAVKNFVKKFPHRMGEWSADSKTNVATMGASDFRSNEKSVILDEADTVSIKHIAADGTETVLKDSLPLLKGEVIDSTFISAKALDAFLVEQVKRAKDEGILFSAHMKATMMKVSDPIIFGHIVRAFFTDVFSQYGEELLAAGLNGENGLASIYDGLKDLTNGEEIKAAFDKALADGPDLAMVNSARGITNLHVPSDVIVDASMPAMIRTGGKMWNKNDETQDTLAIIPDSSYAGVFQTVIEDCRKNGAFDPTTMGTVPNVGLMAQKAEEYGSHDKTFRIEADGKVQIIASNGDVLIEHDVEAGDIWRACQTKDAPIQDWVKLAVNRARLSGMPAVFWLDPERAHDRNLISLVEKYLGDHDTDGLDIQILSPVEATQHAVDRIRRGEDTISVTGNVLRDYNTDLFPILELGTSAKMLSVVPLMAGGGLFETGAGGSAPKHVEQVTEENHLRWDSLGEFLALAESFRHELNTKGNTKAGILADALDRATEKLLNDEKSPSRKVGEIDNRGSHFWLSKFWADELAAQTEDTELAETFAPVAEALNAKADEIDAALIADQGRAVDLGGYYAPSEEKTSEVMRPVAAFNEIIDSLKK
- a CDS encoding ABC transporter ATP-binding protein codes for the protein MTINHTLTAHGITLRYGDRTVAQHLNLDLLPGRLTSIVGPNGCGKSTTLHALCRLLQPAAGTVQLDGVPLGTYRGKALARILGLLPQSPTAPEGITVTELVGRGRHPHQGMLGRWSTHDYEAVAHALDITGTTDLAQRCVDELSGGQRQRVWIAMALAQETDILLLDEPTTYLDIANQLEVLDLLTDLNHRLGTTIVMVLHDLGLAARYSDHLIAMNAGRVHATGTPAEVVTPDTMSEVFGVTAQVIPDPVSGAPLVLPIGRHHTTQEKVSP
- a CDS encoding FecCD family ABC transporter permease — its product is MAIATLPKQGILLIALGAILFVACICSLMFGVRSISGADALHALFGYANTAEEAAAMKRIPRTVLGMVIGAALAVSGTTLQAVTRNPLADPGIFGVLSGASLAVVIGIAFFGLSAAVPTMAVAVFGAAIAAVFVYVVGSLGGTTPLKLALAGAATAAALSSMVSAVLLPRVQVMDSFRFWQIGGIGGADWVRITLAAPALVAGVLICGACARGLNALALGDDIATGLGENVLRTRLVASAGAVILCGVATALAGPIAFVGLIIPHLCRLIVGTDHRWLIPTSAVAGAALLLFADTAGRVITRPGEIAVGIIMPLLGAPLFIWIIRRQKAREL
- a CDS encoding siderophore-interacting protein, which produces MNTSTKSRPSHAPVTATVLSVEKLSPHFIRITFAAPGVGSSGSGIFDQRIKLIFPAPGHALPVLSGVNGNWYATWCALPEATRGVMRTYSIRALDETVAPVHLTVDFVIHTDPGPAAAWAEDATRGDEIIIVAPQPGAEPSGIEFAPGDATAIVLAGDETAAPAIARILEDLGPDSTGVAFIEIPTPADVLPISTPSGVDIRWLPRLGAGHGELLIPAVLGHLGVTLIRAHPTVAESASDLLWETPVFSSMGEELAETCSDRHTYYWIAGESALVTGLRRALVKEHGLDRSQVAFMGYWKQGVAMRG
- a CDS encoding iron-siderophore ABC transporter substrate-binding protein gives rise to the protein MRRSRILSGLLAATLTFTLAACSESGSPTPSVTSATSATTSDDQAFPLTIEHAFGETTIPTLPERVATVAWGNHEVPLALGITPVGMEKATWGDDDGDGVLPWVEDKLNELGGATPELFDATDSLPFEAIANTQPDVILAAYSGLTQEDYDQLSQIAPVVAYPDQAWGTTLEDQILMNATALGKEKEGGELVAKLDGEVDAALNAHPALRETTPVFAFFDESDLSQIGVYTSVDPRMGFLLDAGMQEASILEGSADSDSFYEQISAENPEAFEDVDLIITYGSEDDTVNADLLDKLQADPLLSRIPAIAAGRVVFLGENPTAASATPSPLSISWGIDEYFAELAEGLN